A genomic segment from Excalfactoria chinensis isolate bCotChi1 chromosome 15, bCotChi1.hap2, whole genome shotgun sequence encodes:
- the ANKRD60 gene encoding ankyrin repeat domain-containing protein 60, which translates to MASSSLPLKTFRIQLRLAETNEIFSLPRCQNDLTLKQLKSDLELLTGIPFHFQRLHYLDEMDLPDDSTFMDNDIVPGGTITMRIWRQDGWGQLVAAAAKGDTMKLAQLGVTEEYVGTSPYAKTLGPKQKKAWVAHRAFVALFVASHRGHVDTVKFLLSHGADVHSKTPLGRTALHVAAVMGCCECIELLVSCGARALDPDCEGQTAVKLAQLWGQNESKRALMSTPSQLAGARPQCQDGAVQQAHGQPA; encoded by the exons ATGGCCAGTTCTTCCTTGCCTCTGAAGACCTTTAGAATCCAGCTCCGGTTAGCTGAAACTAATGAGATATTTTCACTACCTCGGTGCCAGAATGACTTGACTCTGAAGCAGCTTAAGTCTGATTTAGAATTATTGACTGGGATCCCCTTTCATTTCCAGCGGCTTCACTACCTGGATGAAA TGGATCTGCCAGATGATTCTACATTTATGGACAATGATATTGTCCCTGGTGGAACAATTACAATGCGCATTTGGAGACAAGATGGCTGGGGACAACTCgtggcagctgctgcaaaaggaGACACGATGAAG CTGGCCCAGCTGGGAGTTACAGAGGAGTATGTTGGCACCTCTCCATATGCAAAGACACTGGGACCGAAGCAGAAAAAGGCTTGGGTAGCGCACCGTGCTTTTGTGGCTCTGTTTGTTGCCAGCCACAGAGGTCATGTTGACACTGTGAAGTTTCTCCTGAGTCATG GTGCAGACGTGCACTCTAAAACTCCACTGGGTAGGACTGCGCTGCACGTAGCTGCTGTCATGGGCTGCTGTGAGTGTATCGAGCTGCTGGTGAGCTGTGGGGCACGAGCCCTTGACCCAGACTGCGAGGGGCAAACTGCAGTGAAGCTGGCCCAACTCTGGGGCCAGAATGAGAGCAAGCGTGCCCTGATGAGCACCCCATCACAGCTGGCTGGTGCCAGGCCTCAGTGCCaggatggagctgtgcagcaggcCCATGGCCAGCCAGCCTGA